The sequence below is a genomic window from Oscillospiraceae bacterium.
AACGTGTACGAGCTCCACGGCTCGGTGCACCGCAACTACTGCATGAAGTGCGGCAAATTTCACGACCTGGACTTCGTCGTGCACGGGGAGGGGGTGCCCCGCTGCGCCTGCGGCGGAGTGGTCAAGCCCGACGTGGTGCTCTACGAGGAGCCGCTGGACTCCGCCGTGCTGAACGGGGCATTGCGGGCCATCGAGGGGGCCGACATGCTGATCATCGGCGGCACCTCCCTGGCGGTCTACCCGGCGGCCAGCCTGATCCACTACTACCGGGGGGAGCGGCTGGTGCTGATCAACAAGAGCCCCACCCCCTACGACCACGACGCGGACCTCATTCTGGCCGGGCCCATCGGGGAGATACTGGGCGGGGTCACGGTTGGCAATTGAGAATTGATAATTGAGAATGGAGAATGGGCGGGGGACGGGGGTCCTCCGCCTGTTCATCGCCCTACTGTTTATCGAAAAACAATAAAAAATAATTGACATACGATAATGGCAGTGCTAGAATACCCTCAAAAGGAGGGTGTTTCAATGGACGTGAAAAAACACGGCGCCGCGGCCCTGGCCCGGGTGCTCAAGGTGCTG
It includes:
- the sir2 gene encoding NAD-dependent protein deacetylase encodes the protein MDEKRRQLQAWIDESENIVFFGGAGVSTESGIPDFRSVDGLYNMRYAYPPETIISHTFFTQRPEEFYRFYRDKMLWPDAAPNPAHRKLAELERAGKLKAVVTQNIDGLHQAAGSRNVYELHGSVHRNYCMKCGKFHDLDFVVHGEGVPRCACGGVVKPDVVLYEEPLDSAVLNGALRAIEGADMLIIGGTSLAVYPAASLIHYYRGERLVLINKSPTPYDHDADLILAGPIGEILGGVTVGN